GTAGAGATAGAGCGTGCGGGTCTCGCCATTGGCGACCGCGCTTTCCGTGAAGGACGGCGCGAGCGCCGCCGCCAGGATCGCGAGAACGCCGGCCGCGCGAATGAGCGCGCGCGACCCTCTGCAGGACGTCAGTCTCCAGCGATCCGTCAAATTATTTCGTCTTTCCGCTGGCGGCGGGCGCGGGCGCCCGACGTGTTGGCTCTCGTTCGCGCGATGGCGCGCGAGCTAGCGAAGGGAAGAGTCACGAATCGGCGAAGCGCCGGATCAGCGCTTCTCCGTGACGCGGAACGCATGGAATCTGCGCAAGCACGCCACGATTTGCCCGCCGACTGTGTCCGTAGAGCAACATCGTGGCGAAAAATAGCCGAGGCGCAATTAGGACACAATGCCTCGCCTACGCTTTTGTCCGATCATCTTTGCGCGAGGCGCGCCGGCAGGGGGAGGACGAAGACGCCGCTGGCGAGGATCGGCTGCCCGCCTGGAATGCGCGGAGGCGGAAGCGCCGGCGGAGGCGGGACCGGGGCGAGCGCCAGCGGCCGGCGCGGCGGCTCGGGAGCCTCGGCGAGGCGGGGGCCGATCGAGGCGGTCGGCGCGGGGTCGACGCCGCGCGCCGGGTCGGGCCGAGCCACAGCGACGCGAATGGGTCCCTGCGGCGCCGGTGCGGAGGGGCCGAAGGCTCCAGCCACGGCGCCGCGCACCGTCTCGGCGAGATCGCCGATGGGGCTCGACGGCGCGGCGGCCAATGCGCTCGCGGTCGGCGCACGCCGGTTCCGCGAGGCGATCATCGTATCGCCATTGCAATTGCGCATCCCGAGCGAAATCAGCTCGGCGCCGGTCAGCACCCTATATTGACGGGTGAGGCCGCCGAGCCGCTGCTGCACCGCCGCCGGATAGGAGTCGAACAGCTGCTGCGAGACGCCGGCGTCGGTCTGTCGGTCGATGGCGTTGTAGGCGAGGTGGAATTTCACCAGCGAATGGGGATAGACGCAGACATTGGGCAGGCTCAGCGCCAATGTGCAGGCCGACCGGCATTCATGCAGACGAACCTCGCGGCCCTCGCGGCGATAGATTTCGGTTTGCGCCTGATAGTCCGAGACGAGACCGCCCACGTCCTTATAGACGATGACCGGCGCCGGAGCGGGCGGCGGCGACAGATAACCCAAGCAACACCTCTGCACTCGACGAGGACGGCCGCGAGGAAAATTCACCATGTCATGGTGAACAACCTCTTAAAGCGTCATCCCCTCACGCCGACCCGCAGCCCCGGCGCGGATCGTTCTTGCAGGACATTGCGGCGAAAATGAAAGAGCGCGGCGGGACGCCCGCCCGTCTTCAGCGACACCTCGCCGGTCGGCTCCACGGCCGCGGAAGTCTCGACGAGGCGGCGGAAATTCTGCTTGTGCAGATGGCGTCCGGCGATCGCCTCCACGGTTCTCTGCAATTCTGTGAGCGTGAAGGCGGGCGGCATCAGCTCGAAGATCACCGGCCGATATTTCATCTTGGCGCGCAGCCGACCCATGGCCGTCGCCAGAATGCGCCGATGGTCGTGCTGCATCGGCGCGCCGAGCGGCGGCGGACGGCTTCCGCGCTGCAGCGCGGCCTCGCGACCGTCGCGCCAGGCTTCCTCGACGAGGCCGGCCTCATAGAGCAGCTCATAGCGTTCCAGCGCGTTTTCTTCGTCGAAGCCGCGGCTCGCCGGCTGAAAGAGGAGATTGACGCGCTCGCGCCGTCGCAGGCCCGAAGAAGACAGAGCAGCCGGCGCCTCCTCGACCCATTGGGCGAGCCCCGGCAGCACGGTGGTCTCCAAGAGCTCGGGTCGGCCCGCGCGCCAGTCCTCCCAGGGAAAGAAGTCGTACCAGCTGCGAAAGCCGGCGAATTCGCCCGTCTGACCCTCGGCGATCCGCGTCAGCGCCAGATAGCCGACGGACACCACATGCGGATCGCGGTCGCCGGCGCGCGCATGGCGGCCGCGGTCGCCGAATGTATAGAGCTGCTCCACATAGCCGAGCGTCATGCCGGTCTGCTCGGCGACCCAGGATCGAAGGCCGATCTCGAAGGTCCGGTGCCGCACCGGATCGAAGGGTCCGGACGGCAGCGAGGCGCGCGTGTCGATCTCGCTCGCGCGCATGGTGAGGATCAGCGGGGCGTCGCCCTGGACGGCGACGATCGCCGCGGTGAGGCCGATCTCGACCGGCAGCGGGCCGGCGGCGGCATGATCGCCCGGTCGATCCTCCGCCGCGCCATGGCGCAAGCTCACGCGAGCTCGAGCGCGAAAGGCGCCCCTTCGAAGCAATCCGCGCCGCGGCCGATGCCCTCGATCGCATCGCTCATGCGGCCGTCGCGGCGCATGATCCGGTCGGCGAGAGCGACGAGGCGGCGATTGGGGGTCGCCGTGGGCGAGGCGCGCCGCAGATCGCGCGCGAGATCGGTCTCGCTGCGCTCCGGCGCGAGGGCGCAGGCCAGAATGAAAGCGGCTGCCGGCGAGCGGCTGACGCCAGCGTAGCAATGAATGACCAGCGGCTCGCGGCGATCCCAGGCGGCGGCGAAGGCGAGCAGCGTCTCGATATGCTCGCCGCAGGCCAGAACATGCCCCTCCTGGCGCACATCGATATCCGACACCGACAGGCGCAGATGCCGTTCGGGGGCGATCTCGCACGGGCGCACGAGAGAGGCGCCCCCGGTCAATATCGTGATCAGCGAACGCGCTCCGCTGGAACGCACAGTCTCGACGACCTTGGTGAGCGAGCAGACGTAGAGGCGCGCCATTTTCACCCCCCCTCGGCCCCTCGTTCGACCGCGGCGAAGCGGGCGAGGAAACGCTGCTGCGCCGCTTCCGCATCGAGCGGGGCGAGCGCCTCCTCGCAGACCTCCAGCGCGATCGCCGGGCGACCGAAGATGCGCTCGGCCTCGGCGTGTGTAAAGCCGGCGAGACCCGTCGCCTCGAAAAAAGCAGCGGCTCGGTCCGCCCGCTTCGCGAGCCGCAGCAGTGCGGCGTCGGGCTCGTGCGGCAGCGAGAATCGTAGCAGGATCGCGGTCAATATGCGTTTCTCGACGCTCTTATAGGCGTCGCCGATGACGGTTTTGAACGGCGAGATCATGTCGCCGATCACATATTCGGGCGCGTCATGCAGCAGCATGAACAAACGTCGCTGCGGCGTCAGCCCCGGCTCCAGCGCGGCGGCGATCGATTCGACCAGCAGGCTGTGCTGCGCGACCGAGAAGATATGCGGCCCGATGGTCTGACCATTCCATCGCGCCACGCGCGCGAGCCCATGGGCGATGTCCTCGATCTCGATGTCGAGCGGCGAGGGGTCGAGCAGATCGAGGCGTCGGCCGGACAGCATACGCTGCCAGGCGCGCGGCGCAGCCTGCGCGGTCTTGCCCTTCACCCGCCGTCTCCGATGACGTCGCTAGAGCGCTATCCGATCCAATTGGAGCGGATAGCGCTCTAGCGTTTTCGTTTGAGCGAATTCTCATCGATCGAACGAGTCCGTTCGATCGGAAAGTGCTCCAGTTCGCCTCGCGACGCCGGACGCCCGGCGCGCGAAGGCGCTGTCCTCGCCCAATATCGTAGAGACGGGCGGCGCGACAAGCGCGCCGTGACGCTCACGTGCGGATTTTGCGCGCAACGGCCGCTCTCGAGGCTCGGCTGGCAAGACTTGGGCGTCGCCCGATTAGCGGCGCTGACGATGCGAGACCGGGCGCGCAACGAAAACCGGCCGGACCTTTCGGTCCGGCCGGCTTTTGTTCGGTATGATTTCGAAGTCGATCAGGGCATGTCGCCGGCGACGAACTTCGGAATGACCGGGCCGCCGATTTCGGTGGCGTAGCGCTTGCCCGACGGGCTGAAGAACATCAGCAGGCCGCCGATCTGGCTGTCCGTGTCATAGGCGAGGTCC
The sequence above is a segment of the Methylosinus trichosporium OB3b genome. Coding sequences within it:
- a CDS encoding NUDIX hydrolase, which gives rise to MSLRHGAAEDRPGDHAAAGPLPVEIGLTAAIVAVQGDAPLILTMRASEIDTRASLPSGPFDPVRHRTFEIGLRSWVAEQTGMTLGYVEQLYTFGDRGRHARAGDRDPHVVSVGYLALTRIAEGQTGEFAGFRSWYDFFPWEDWRAGRPELLETTVLPGLAQWVEEAPAALSSSGLRRRERVNLLFQPASRGFDEENALERYELLYEAGLVEEAWRDGREAALQRGSRPPPLGAPMQHDHRRILATAMGRLRAKMKYRPVIFELMPPAFTLTELQRTVEAIAGRHLHKQNFRRLVETSAAVEPTGEVSLKTGGRPAALFHFRRNVLQERSAPGLRVGVRG
- a CDS encoding tyrosine phosphatase family protein, translated to MARLYVCSLTKVVETVRSSGARSLITILTGGASLVRPCEIAPERHLRLSVSDIDVRQEGHVLACGEHIETLLAFAAAWDRREPLVIHCYAGVSRSPAAAFILACALAPERSETDLARDLRRASPTATPNRRLVALADRIMRRDGRMSDAIEGIGRGADCFEGAPFALELA
- a CDS encoding HD domain-containing protein: MLSGRRLDLLDPSPLDIEIEDIAHGLARVARWNGQTIGPHIFSVAQHSLLVESIAAALEPGLTPQRRLFMLLHDAPEYVIGDMISPFKTVIGDAYKSVEKRILTAILLRFSLPHEPDAALLRLAKRADRAAAFFEATGLAGFTHAEAERIFGRPAIALEVCEEALAPLDAEAAQQRFLARFAAVERGAEGG